CCACAACTCAGACCTCAATTCTTAGCCGCCATTGTCTCTTCTTCCTCCTTCTCCATTTCCTTTCCCTCTTTCTCAGCCTTTTTCGATTACCCATTTCGAGATTTTGATCTCATGGCCCTCGCTCCCTCTAAAGTTTCTCCCTTTTCCGGGTTATCCCTCACAGAAGCTGTTGGGGGAACCGTGAAAAACCCAACTTCTTCTGTTTCTTTGGGTTTTCTGAATAAGAAAGTGAAAAGCAGAAACCTTGGGGTTTCTGCCTCAACTGCGCCTCTCACTGGGGTGATCTTTGAACCCTTTGAGGAGGTTAAGAAGGAAGAGCTTGCTGTTCCCACTGCTCCACAGGTTTCGTTGGCTCGTCAGTATTATGCTGATGAGTGCGAATCTGCAATTAACGAGCAGATAAAGTGAGCACTTCTATGATTTTCACCTCtttttttgattaattttggagaaattaCTTGTGATTTTATTCTCTGTTTTTGTTATCTGTGAAGCTTTTTTTTACAAATCTGTTGCTCTGTTTTCTGTCTCCTGTTTAGAGAGATTTGTTTAAACAGATTGAAAAGGTTACGATTGACAGATGAGAACAGAAATAAAAAGCTTAAAACACTTTTTTAAGagtctttgtttttgttaatttaagcAGATCAagcgattattttaatatatgctCTTCTAAAGTGAGTCTTTTGCATTATTGAGTATAATTGAACTTTTCCTTGTACTAggacttataaattaaaaaccacATGATTATTATAAGGACATGAGTGATAATCATTGATGTCATAAAAGAATCTAATACTTTATAGATCTTGTTCTGCGAGTTTTGATCCTGAAATATAAAAGGGTAAAAGAtgtatattattgttttaaaattgtctTGAGCTTTGTACTATAAAAATGGTGGTTTTGGTTTTTGCGGATCATTTCTGAGATGCGGTGGTTTTTGTCCCTAACTACTTCGAAATGAAGTACAAGATCTGGACAAAAGCAGTGATTTTTTACGATATCAGGACCAAAACcatcacttttaaaatatgtattaaaaacaaatttgatcaaattttggGATGCTTAAAAACGCATTATTACTTCAAAGAACAAGAGtgaaatttatgtaattttttatttgctgCATCTAATACTGGTGCTCTGCTAAGAGTTTTTGCTCTTCGATTTTGTGTCACAGTGTGGAATACAATGCTTCCTATGTGTACCACTCCTTGTTTGCATACTTTGACAGGGACAACGTAGCTCTGAAGGGATTTGCCAAGTAACTAACACTAAACCCCTGGTGTCTTCTTTCTCTTAAAGTTTCTTTCATTTCTCAAACGGGTGTTCATTTCACGCGCTGTTATTGTTGAAAACAGGTTCTTCAAGGAAtctagtgaagaagaaagagagcATGCTGAAAAGCTTATGAAATACCaggttaaattaattttatagttaacTGTTAACTCCTAATCATACAGCTAAAAGTAACTTCTCTAACGTTACATGACAATATACTGATATATATGGTTCTTGTTAAATTGTTTAGAACACTCGTGGTGGAAGAGTTGTTCTTCACCCCATCAAGAATGTACCTTCAGAATTTGAGCATGTGGAAAAGGGAGATGCATTATATGGTGAGCTCGCAGATTTAATTACTGTTTCAATGACTCTGTTATGTTCTGATGTATTGTGTGGTTTCTCATATGTTGTCAATGGAATATATATGTTGattttcctctatttttttgtttagcAATGGAATTAGCTTTGTCTTTGGAGAAGTTGGTGAATGAGAAACTTCGGAGTGTGCACAGTGTAATGCGTCTATACTTTTCTGCATTTGGCTTTTGTTTttctgttaattattttttcctgTGGAACTCacaaattatttgtatttgatcTAACAGGTGGCAGGGAGCAACAATGACCCTCAATTGGCAGACTTCATTGAAAGCGAGTTTTTGTCTGAACAGGTGAAACTCATATAAACTGCAGAGTGGTTGTAAATTCATTGAAATTTCGGcaattaacaatatatattagaaaattgaaagaaatttgCCAAAGAAGAGAGAAATATAGATGAACTGTGTGgtttttttttccaaactttAACCTTTGTTCTTTTCTACAGCTTCTTAAAAAGCAAACCTGGACCACTAAATGGGTTTTTTGTTAAATGTTTACCCTGAACAAAAAAAGAGGAAGACATCTACCTCAGGCTAATAAAAACAGAAAACCATTACATGTGTATCAGTTCAGTGAACGCTGAGCTTGATTTTTCAAGTTGAGACTGGATCTTGCTTATATTACCAAAGTGTGTGTTTAATAAAACATGTCTCTTTCTTTTGTACAGGTTGAATCAATTAAGAAGATATCAGAGTATGTGGCTCAACTGAGAAGGGTTGGAAAGGGTCACGGTATGTTTTGCTTCCATGATTTCTCATATTGATTGACAAAATTTGCCTTTGATGTACAAAATACCTATGGCTTCTACTTACATTTATGTTTTATGGCTTGCAGGTGTGTGGCACTTTGATCAAAGTCTGCTTCATGCTTGAACTTGAATAGTTTTTATTAGTCTTTGTTTACATTTGCTCTTCCATTACATTCCGGGCTGTTTTCTAATTTAGAAGTAGTAGTTAAAAGTTTTTCCTTTGTACTGAGGTGTAAGAACTTGTAGTTTGTGGTAGCAAGTATCATATGTAAAAGACTGCAGACATATTATGCAATAACATTTGATATCTGCTTTTCAATCGTCCCTCTCCAGTAAATTTGCCAATGGTTACTGTGACTTGATGCTGTGAAAATTCTCATAATCTTGATAATGAGGAATACTagatcaaattatatatatatatatatatatatatatatatatatatatatatatagatgtatttatttattttatgtataactTATTCCACTTAACAGGGgaatatttttgaaaacttaTATTCCAGATCGAAAGTTATGTTTTCATCTGTTAATGTCCTTAGGGATAAGGAATGACATTAAACGAATCTAAACACCCATCGTCTTCAATTAAAGGCCATCTGTCTAAGTACAAGTATCAAAAGCAGTAGTCTTCTTActgatatttattaatttacttgaaaagatattaaaatgGTTCGAAACAAGCATAAATCTGTGTAAGGTTTTCAGAAGAAACTGATACACAATAGAAATGGCCAATTTGTATATTGGTAAACTGTAATTTGCACTGGCAACACCAATATTAACTTGATATATCACGCTGGCATTCAGAAGAATGCGTAGTTTATGTGATTTCTGCATCTTTTATGGAGCAGCTCTACTTTTCTGAAGGAAATGGATGGCAATGCTTTGGGCTATTTTTTGGTTTCTGTTCATCTGTTTTGTTGAACTATATTTGTCctacaaaacataatttggtgaTATGTTTTGGTTTCCTGTTTAGTAATTCCCACACTAGGTTTCAAATGAAAGCAACATCAGGGTTGCTTTAAAACTATATAGTATGCAACTTGAATTTACAAACTCTAATGCAGACCTTTACTTCTGAAATGTAGACCCAAAATATAGACTAAAACTCAGCTGATACTGAATAATTCAAAAGTAGACGCTGAAGGAGTGGAACTCGAAGAAAATTTGATTCCCCTTTCTCATACATCTATCTACCTATGATACTCTTTCATTAAACCTTTGGACTCATCCATCCGTCAAGAAAAAATCATCACCATTTAAATAACCACACAACAATATGAAGACATGTTGATTCTTTTCTTGTTACTTGTGTTTTGAGGAGAGGAAGACTCAATCATCTTCCACATAACTTGGATATCTGAGTATTCTCCACAAGACTCCATATCTTTATAAAGATTCAGAAGTCCATTTCTGTGTCCTGTGTTGAACTCCATAAATAAAAAAGCAATATCAAAGAAAAGTTAACTATGTGAATCACAGAATCTCAACTTCAAAGTAGTTTTACCTTTAGATTTGAACATGAAGTTTGAAGTGACTTTCAGAAGGATACTCTTAATTGGGTAGATAGACATCCTCTTGAAGTACCTCCAACCCTTCTTCCAGTTCCCCATTTTCTGGAGCAGATTGCTAGCTTTCTCTTCCTTGCACCCTCCATTTTATATGTGTGAACTATgcccttaaaaaaataatgcaatgaTTTCTAGCAAAACACCAAGATGAATCCTTCCATATAAGAAAGCAACAAATAAAAGACAAGGCCTTTTCTGTCCTTGTTTAGTTTTCAATCTTCCATAAAGTATTAAAGACATTTGCTTGATTATCACATCAGAACTGTTACTATATTTCTACTGTCTAAAAGCTAAGATACTCATGCTTATGGTACTTCTTCAATATATCAGAAAAATAAGTCATGGTAAATTATCACAGGGTATGAAACATTATTTTCActttctcattaaattttaccAGAAATTGTAAGACTGTAGAAAAAAATGGATCTTTATAGTTTATGACAGATAATGCAGGTCAACAGTTATAAACAATGAGTTGGAGGAAATTGATTTGGACTTTGCTTCCCTACTTATTCAACTCACTAAATATTCTCAATCTAATTGCATCTATAAGCAAAACGGTGGGGTGTGGGCCCCTTTTGAAGCGGTTGGTTGGTTTATCTTCAATgtctttgtgtttgtttttcacTTTCTCTGTACTTTTATGCACCAGAATAAAGATTTTCTTTATCAGTAAAATTGAATACATCCATAATAACTCAGACAACATGAGTTACCCTTAATCCAAAacaaagatttgattttttatcaGAAACAGTTGCAGTTGGTAATGTTAATGATATTTTGgatgtttgtttaattttttcatttttaactcaATATAATATGATTCTGTAAAAGAAAACTGTggaagtaattctatgaagatTGTTCTTATCTTAACAAGTTGTTGAGATTCAATTCATCTGATCTTTCTTTAAGAGAAAtaagatttattattattattccatGGAAGAGACTTAACATCCTCAGAGGTTGATATTAAAAGCCAAGGTTCTTGAATTGGCACAATTTAGTAGGACCATAAGAGTGGTTAATGTTTGAAGGGTCATTTGGATACTGTTTCAATCGCTTTCTGTGTATAGTTTAATTTTGGTGagtgaaatttaaaaagttagACCGTGGCATGTTCAGGAGCTATTTTTTTGAGGTGTTTCAACCACTTGTTATGACATCTCACCAACATATAtggtttgaatttgaatttatctCTCTTGTTgtctttgtgtgtgtgttttattTGGAGAGAGTGAAGATTGGAATATTTTTGGTGCATATTCTTGGTGTTTCAGATAACTTTCACTATTTTGTTTTctgaattgagaaaaaaaaatggaaggaaTGAAATCGATTATAGCGTAAAGATGAGAAAGAAAGGTTCTCTTGATACAAACCTATCAATTAAAGATAttcaaatgtttttgtttgtggGTTCTTTACTTAGCTGGAATTGTTTATGGATTTTCTTACACTAGTTTTTATTTGCAGATATAAACTTCCTGAGTAGTTATTTTCAAGTACAAATTTTCTACAGATTTTTTATACTGTCCTCCGCTGAACATTACAAATATATTGTATTGATGTTTTCATAAGAAAATCTGCAGACATtattaattttctcaaaaaaaaaaaaatattgtggaaATTTTTCTATTTGCTGTAGAGTTTAAGAGAGATGTAAGTCTCTTCTGATGTGTGATAaccaaatataacaaaattattataagagaaaattatttttacacattAAAAAGGGAGAAAACTAAGCTTCTAATGTATGATAACCAAATATAACAAAACAGGTCAACTTAAAGATAAAGTCAACAAAAGGTTAGGTCTATATAATTTTACCATAAAACTCTTTCAAATTTGTATGTTGGTTTAGTCAAATCTATTACATGTATTGATCCAATTCCAATAGCCCAAGTAATTACCATGAGATTTAATTTGGTTGGAACCAATTGAACTAATTAAAGTTTGATTTTCATTGCGGAGTTGATTGGATGGACCttgataaataaaagatatacttatttgataatttgtaaacaaaataaatttaaaaaaaatatgcttTCATGATGAAGATAAAACAATAacagttcatttttttttctatactcaatttaaaatttgtaatctttaaaatttatttcttgtttagcatagttatttttattaacctATTTGGTTAccttttaggattttttttcttcctaatttctctttattttattttattttctccttcttcCCGCTTATGACAATATGAttcctttttatctttttgtttcatctcttgtttacttttcatttaatgatttatcttctttttctttctggTGGTCATATTGTCATAAATAGAAATCTAAGATATGGTAATATGTGAGTAGAACGTAATGTTTGTTTCATtcgatttttaaaatttaaaagtgtgaataaaaagaattatttataaattatactcACTggtaaaagatataaaaaagtttagatttttatttaaaagaaaataaaaaatctttgtaaaaaaaaaaaaaaaaacttaaaaactcaacttaaattagattttatattacattacaAGCAATTATGGTTCTATAACAGAGAAACAATCTATCATAGGTAAAAGTTCACCAtccaaaatatgtaaatatgtgTTTAGATCATATCTGAACTCATATCTATAATTTAATCTTCTAATAATATCATATCATGTTAGGTATCACTAAGCTTCTCTCATCTCCATTGAATTCTCATTcataaacactaaaaaaactcTTCAATCTTTCGTTTCTCAACTcttaatttttctcattttacctCACACAGCAGTTATTTGAATGACAATACTACATTATCAAACATACAAGTGTTAAGTGTTGAAACAAATGTTATTATCTTACATATGATAGTACAGTACAGTGATACAGTGGTCAGTCTATAAATCCTCAGTAATCCACACAGGCTTATTAAAGCATTGGtctaaacaaaaatatcaaattgtaatttttctaattttaaatttcaattaattctTTAGTTAATGGACGAGAGTAAAGGAGGAATAAGATCCCTATTTTGGTTTATGTCTTGTATTTTATtccatatatattattaatgaacCATTCCTATCCATAAAAAATTACACgtatatcttttcttttcttggccGTCTTCCTTCTTCATCCATTATTTTAGCATAAAAGCTAAAGCGGTCAAAATGGGTCTTTCAACCTAGTTTGGCTCGATTCACCACGAGTTGATCATTTAGTGAATCAATTCAACCTGACTTACTTATTACCGAGCCCAAAAAATTAGAATCTGACCCAACCCatcacgggttggcgggtttAATAGGTTGACTCActggttcacttaattaaaaaaaacacaattttttttcctttaatctcaagaaaactaaattataattccgattaaaatctaaataaagttcaatacaatccaaataaaatcccaaattatgttacactccaaatacaaaccaaaatcataaaaatataaattactatctaacatcaaatcattcttgtcacttatcaaactatagtattagTAGAGCCGTCAAAATAGGTtataacccgcgagccaaccagGCTCATCATGGGTTCAGGCCGGattgggttgaaaaaaaaaaattacaaatttcagtacgggTTAAAAATGAACCCAACTCACTAAGAACCCGGCTCattcgggttgaacccgtgatgagccgggttggctcacccaCCTGCcaataaattgtaaatattaaattaatatatatatatatatatatatatatatatataagattaaaaaaataaaatcctacACCTAAATGATATTCTCTTTAATTCACCACTGCATCTTTTTGTTTGCTGTTGTCGTCTTGAAACCGCTGCTTCTAGACTTCACATTATTTGATTGTTCATCATTTTCACGGTTCTAAATTGTATCTCTCATCTTTCTCCCTCACTTTCACTTCatactttattttgttttaaagttataCTACTTGACatttttggttgtttgtttATATAGTTAATATTTGTGGTGATTACAGAACAAAATGAATTCTGAAACAGTAGATGATCAACGTGTTAATGataatttgaatgattctttgcCACCAACCGTATAAGAGATTGATAATGATGGTACAAATTTTGGTAGAGAAAGTAAGAGACCTAGGGGAACTACTTCTAAAGTTTGGgatcattttacaaaaaaatgatataaaagaaagtaaagaaaaggCAAAATGTAATGCATGTGGTGTAGAGTATGATTCTGGTGGTTCAAATATAGGGACCTCAACAATGTTACGTCATTTGTCAAAGTGTATGGTcctaaagaaattaaaagacaatGACGTGGGAGAAATGATAATTAATCATACCGAAAAATTAAGATCTTGGGAAATTGACCAAAAAATTGTAGATGACCTTATTTCAATGgctattatataaaaaataatgtcttaaaatttatttcctttaaatttataaaaaataaaatatataataatttctcTCTCCGTATCTATCTTCACTTACCCGCTGGGAA
This region of Vigna unguiculata cultivar IT97K-499-35 chromosome 5, ASM411807v1, whole genome shotgun sequence genomic DNA includes:
- the LOC114185823 gene encoding ferritin, chloroplastic, with the protein product MALAPSKVSPFSGLSLTEAVGGTVKNPTSSVSLGFLNKKVKSRNLGVSASTAPLTGVIFEPFEEVKKEELAVPTAPQVSLARQYYADECESAINEQINVEYNASYVYHSLFAYFDRDNVALKGFAKFFKESSEEEREHAEKLMKYQNTRGGRVVLHPIKNVPSEFEHVEKGDALYAMELALSLEKLVNEKLRSVHSVAGSNNDPQLADFIESEFLSEQVESIKKISEYVAQLRRVGKGHGVWHFDQSLLHA